The following proteins are co-located in the Phragmites australis chromosome 10, lpPhrAust1.1, whole genome shotgun sequence genome:
- the LOC133930781 gene encoding pentatricopeptide repeat-containing protein At5g48730, chloroplastic-like: MAAAPVASPFPASSSSVAAPVACRHRYPAARASSAAREPPPTWGPAGAEKRTRRGKEAEVGDEEAERQRKEEVNRKIASRKALSVILRREATKAVLDQRKPGKGTRRLLPRTVLEALHDRVAALRWDSALKVFELLRDQVWYRPHVGIYIKLITMLGKCKQPEKAHELFQAMLDEGCAPNLESYTALVSAYSRSGRFREAFSLLDRMKDTPGCRPDVQTYSILIKSCLHAYDFEKVKSLLADMARAGIRPNTVTYNTLIDAYGKAGRFAEMESALLKMLSENCKPDVWTMNSTLRAFGSSGQIETMENCYEKFQASGIVPNIKTYNILLDSYGKAKMYEKMGAVMEYMQKYYYSWTIVTYNVVIDAFGRAGDLQQMEYIFRLMKSERIKPNCVTLCSLVRAYGRAEEVKKIETVLRIVENSDITLDIVFFNCLVDAYGRVGCLAEMWAVLDLMKEHRCKPDKVTCTTMIKWFLIKGIDDHRVQYLRDLKDGQCTDDM; this comes from the exons ATGGCCGCCGCGCCGGTGGCATCCCCCttccccgcctcctcctcctcggtcgCCGCCCCCGTCGCGTGCCGTCATCGCTACCCCGCCGCCCGCGCGTCCTCTGCGGCCCGCGAGCCGCCGCCCACCTGGGGGCCGGCCGGCGCGGAGAAGAGGACGCGGCGAGGGAAAGAGGCGGAGGTGGGGGATGAGGAGGCGGAGAGGCAGCGGAAGGAGGAGGTGAACCGGAAGATCGCGTCCCGGAAGGCGCTCTCCGTCATCCTCCGTCGCGAGGCCACCAAGGCTGTCCTTGACCAGCGGAAGCCCGGCAAGGGCACCCGCCGCCTCCTTCCCCGCACCGTCCTCGAGGCCCTCCACGACCGCGTCGCCGCCCTCCGCTGGGACTCCGCCCTCaag GTGTTCGAGCTATTGCGGGACCAGGTGTGGTACAGGCCTCACGTCGGCATCTACATCAAGCTCATCACCATGCTCGGCAAGTGCAAGCAGCCGGAGAAGGCGCACGAGCTCTTCCAGGCCATGCTCGACGAGGGCTGCGCCCCCAACCTCGAGTCCTACACGGCCCTTGTCTCCGCTTACAGCAGGAGCGGCCGCTTCCGAGAGGCGTTCTCCTTGCTTGATCGGATGAAGGACACCCCTGGCTGCCGGCCCGATGTCCAGACATACTCGATTCTCATCAAGTCCTGCTTGCACGCCTATGATTTCGAGAAGGTGAAGTCTTTGCTGGCGGATATGGCACGTGCGGGTATCCGTCCCAACACCGTCACATATAATACATTGATTGATGCTTATGGGAAAGCAGGAAG GTTTGCTGAGATGGAATCGGCTCTTCTGAAAATGTTGTCAGAAAATTGCAAGCCTGATGTATGGACAATGAATTCTACTCTCAGAGCTTTTGGCAGCAGTGGTCAGATTGAGACTATGGAAAACTGCTATGAGAAGTTCCAGGCCTCTGGTATCGTCCCAAACATTAAGACCTACAATATTTTACTTGATTCCTATGGTAAAGCTAAAATGTATGAGAAGATGGGAGCTGTGATGGAGTACATGCAGAAATATTATTACTCCTGGACAATAGTCACTTACAATGTAGTTATTGATGCATTTGGGAGGGCTGGAGACCTTCAACAGATGGAATATATATTTAGACTAATGAAATCTGAGCGTATAAAGCCCAATTGTGTCACACTCTGTTCATTGGTTAGAGCATATGGAAGAGCTGAGGAAGTTAAGAAAATAGAGACAGTGTTGAGAATTGTCGAGAATTCAGACATAACATTGGATATTGTGTTCTTCAACTGTTTGGTGGATGCATATGGGAGGGTGGGGTGCTTGGCAGAGATGTGGGCTGTTCTTGATTTGATGAAGGAACATCGGTGCAAACCAGACAAGGTAACGTGCACTACCATGATCAAATGGTTTCTCATCAAAGGAATTGATGATCATCGTGTTCAGTACCTGCGTGACCTCAAAGATGGGCAATGTACAGATGATATGTAG